TCACGTTTatgattcaaattgattgattgatcgTAGGCTTTTTTCCGTTTCAAATCCTTCAATACCTCATAGGAGCTGATCATCTGCATATATTTCTCCTTTATGGCATCCCTCTCATCATCTGATAAATGTTGGTTTAAATCTGGGTGATATTTCTTCAGTAGTTTCTTAAACTGAagtttgatttctttaatcGATGCTGTTGCAGGTATATCTAATATCTGGTAATGAGTAAGATTGTTGCTAGCTTGAGTGGATAATAACCGTATCGAGTTTATCATTGAGTGTTTTGTAATGAATATAGAAAGTGGTGAATATTTAAGGTGATGCATTAAAAGATGACTAGTTTTGATCTATTAAATGgcccttttttttttgatagtTTTTTTGTGAAGAATCTGAgccaaaattttttgaatttgtggGCACATACAATGAATTGGTGGGGAttgagaaaaaaacaaaacaaactCTTACGATAAGTTTGCATCAATTACCGATATCGTACATtcacaaaacaaaatgttTAAACTTCAATTACACCAACGTCCAGTAAATAGATTTACCAGAAAATATAAAGACTAATAGTATCTTCAAAAAGAGTATATCCTGCTTACCATAGTAAAGCTCAGAATGACACACTTAGCAGCATCTTGAACCAAACCGAGTGGAGAATGCTCCATCGGTAATGTACGGTGCATTGGAATCAAGGTCTTATCATGTACATTAGCCATGGGAAAAATTGATCGGGTGGACAAATCACATGAAATCCACGAAGACAACAGAGTCTGGGCATCAAAAACACTAGTGAATTTGTTGGGCTTGCTTATAGGAGTATACAAGAGGTGCTTAATCATACTAGAGAGTCCTCAGACAAGTTTCAAAAGAGTAAAAAAACGTCTGCAaatggaaaagaaaagtataGAGATGGTGTCAAGAATTGCGTTGCCGTGTTATCTTCGCTTTGACAGCAGATTAAAGTCATGCATTTTAGCCAAATAAGAACAAATATTTAACTTTGATGAGTAAATAGGACGGTAAATAGGTTAATGGAGTATTGATGAGAGGATTGTTCATTGTGAAGATCAACCAAAACGTCTTCCCGGTAGTACCTTTGATCCGCTTTGTGCAAAAATAGAGTTTCAGTCGTAGCAAAGAAATACCGTTGAATCTTTGACTACTGCAACGCTgttttaatcaattctaAAAAGCTTCTAGACCTAATTTTTCCTGTTGCTGATACTCAGCATTTATGGTAATCACGGTGGTTGTTGCAATTAGCTCCAGAGTATGCATGTAGTGTGTAGTCAACAGATGTGTCAtgtaatttctttttatgGAAATGTGCACGCGCGTGTTGTTTAGAgatgtttcttttttttagggTTTCGTTTTATTTCCCAATTTTGTTGTTAGagtttttctctttctctgTGGCCCATCTTTGTTTTGTATACTACTTCTTGTTAGTCATAAGTACACGTATAGGGCAAATTTGGTTCgtttctttgtttcttttttttttttgcttccAACTTTTATTATAGGGGGAGAGCACTCCTTCCGGCACTACCCAGAACTGAATAATCTCCCGACGGCTCattccaccaccaccatcatcaccaccacaCTTCTCTCCCCCCACTTCCTCTCCTACCCAAGTTAGTTTCATTTCCCAAATAGAATCTCTctcattcttttttattttttatttttacatTTTCGATTCTTacttttcttcttatttCCCAACTTAAGTCTAATTTCTAATTAATCTTTCTTACGTGCTCTATCTTGTTGTATTCATCACCACCGCCCTTCTGTACTACTACGACCACTATCAGTTAGTATCacattttattgttttccaataacaacaacaaaagaaatcaagcaaaaaaaagaaaaaaagaaatcaaaacagGAAACCACCAAGTGAGGGAGAgacagaaaaaaatttatatagATTACACACAGAGACAAAAAAACGATTACAAATACATTTTACTTCCTTCACGAACAACTTCTATTAACATAAGCATTTTAGCATCATCACTCCCATCCAagtaaataaatcatttatcATGTCATCCAAATCAGCAGCAGCTATCTTACAACGGCAATTTAAAGACTTGACTGATCCGAAAAAAGGAATTCCCTCATTTCACATTGAGTTGGACGATGACAACATTTTCTTATGGAATGTTGGTGTAATGGTCTTAAACCCTGAATCATTATATCATGGAGGCTATTTCAAAGGTCAAATGAGATTTCCTCAAGACTTTCCCTTTTCGCCACCAAGTTTCCGATTCACCCCTGCATTATATCATCCAAATGTTTATCGTGATGGTAGATTGTGTATTTCCATATTGCACCAAGGAGGAGACCCTACCAGCGACGAACCAGAAAGCGAAACTTGGTCGCCGGCACAAACCGTTGAAAGTGTTTTGATTTCCATTATTTCCTTATTGGATGACCCCAACGGCAACTCACCAGCGAACATTGACGCTTCCGTTGAATTTAGAAAGAACTACAACGTatacaaaaagaaagtatTACAAGAAGTTGAACGGTCGAAAAAAGATATTCCAGAGGATTTCATTATGCCTGAAACTTCTGACAACGCTTATTCAAACTATAACAACTCGAAGAACAAAGAGGGGGCCGAGGAACCGGTTGACGAAGATTTTTGGTATGAGAgcgaagaagaagaaagctTTGATGAAGAAAGCTTAATGGATGAAAATATGGACGATCAGTTTGAagatgacgatgaagaagaagaggacGACGAGGATGAAGATATGGGTGGAAAATAACCCGACTAATATCCATTAGTAAGCATATCATTAGCAACATAACACCACCCACTAATAACACTAAAGGAAGCCTTGTTTGTTCGTCACCCAGCACAAGAAGTATCTATTCATTGATGGTTTAATGGTTGTGATTCATTCTAATCTCTTTCAATGAATTAGTTGGCATCCTTTGTTTCACCCCTCTCTCCCCCTccttccttttttttttttaactttacTGATTCCATTTTGTTCTTATAGTTTTCCTTCTGTTACgatttatttctttcttggtcatataatattattgttttaattttttattggttGATGTACTTTTTGCTTTAATACTActatttgttttgttttttatttttacaaaGTACCTTAGTTTCGATTGTTTAGTAGTTCCAGTAGTAGCATCTTTTTATCTTGTTGTCGAATCTGGGTTGTCTTAGTTTTATATATCCCAAAATTTGCATATATTCTTGATAAATGtttacatatatatatactcttattttcttgttcaacAAATGACCgtttattcattattatatcCAAGTAAACCGTCATGTAAACTCAGTACCAATCCGtccattttcaattttacaaaCGCATCTACTTCAACCTCGAGTTGTCTAGTTTCCTTGGTCTTGACATTGCCGGCATCGCCGTTGGCAGCCCCTTCTAATTTATTGTTCTTATTGTCAGTTCCCGCGTCTCTATCCTTGTTGTCAACTCGACCATCATAGTATAACACTAAATACATATCAAGACATCGTTCAATCATGCATTTTAATCCCGGCTCAAATTGTATTATAGTCCAAGTTTCATTCTCCTTACTCTTTAATTTATTGGTGTTCTTGCTATTATCATTGTCATTATCGTTGTCGTTTTCGTTTGGCTTGTTTAACGAATTGTATGCAATTATCGAGTATATCTTATAATCTTGATCAATGATACCGGACCCAGAATCTGTGGTCGAGCTAACTGTTATTAACGGAATCCCTTGTTTAGATAATAACGAAATAGACTTGATTGAGTGGGTAGAGGttggtattgttgttgcGGATTGAGAGTTGGACTTGGAATTAAGTGTTATTGGCGTTAATCCTTGTTGTAAGatctttgaaatttgtttttgttgtaaCATTTTATTTCCAATATATTTTAGCTCACCTTCTTGAATTGTCCtctttgaattgaatttgatcaGAGTAtgttattatcaattatctATTTGTTCAAGattatgatgataaatGATGTGTGAGTTCGTTTGCTTCTTGGATAGACCTGCCGAAAAACTCAATTTCTcttgggtttttttttccaatacACACTTTcgtcaaagaaaaaatgtTTCTTCTCCAGCACTCGCCAATCGTGATAAACCCATGCCCACTAGAGAAACATGCTGCAATACGAATACCATGTACTAACTTTGATTGttgtataaataaaaatatatattctatatatatgtgtatCTATATCTGTGCATGTGTCCATGATACACAATCTATAAGGCAAATAACCCAGTTCTTTTCTTCCCAAATGgataaataattaatgcTGCTGCAAATAATCCCACGCTAATACCAATGGATACTTCCACCATTGTTGCACCAAAACTCAATGAACTAGCATCATTTGTTACTGTTCCACCATTGTTACTACTACTTTTGTTTGTAATTTGATCTGCAGTGTTCAAACCAGATATCAATGAACTCTTGGAGGCAATACCGGAAGGAACTTGGACAAAAATTGCCGGTAACATGGCAGACACTGCCATCCCCTTCCAGATTCGTGAATACAAGTTACCCAAAACTCCAACAATAAATGCACCAATACATGCAGTAAATTCAGTCACTGTAGAAAAATGCTTCCCGGCAAAAAATGACCCGATATAACCAATACCAGCAATAACAATCATAATTGGTACCTGACTCCATCGAGCTTGGTTGATTAACCCTAAACATAAGGCAAACATCGGGACAAACAAAATTCTCCACTTCTCGTCAATGGCGTGACCCAGTGCACAAGAATTGGCCGAAGTGGCATTGTGATCAATCCATCCATATAATGCTGCACCCAAAGTAATACCAAACCCTAAGAATAACGAATAAATAACGGCATAGAACATTCGAACCGCCCCTGCCACCAAATTTCTTGACTGTAATTCTAGCGATCCACACAAAATGATGTAACCGGGCAAGATAATCGCCAATGAACCTTGAGCAATGGCCAggaaacaaaataaatctCCACCTTTGATCGATCCAATTCCTCGAGCAATGAAAGCCACTACAATGGCTGCTGAAACTTCAAACACTGAAGAATACAAATTGGATATAGATGAAACATAAAATTGCAAATATCCAACACATAACCCAACACCAAATGATATAGGTAAGTCTAACCATCCACCTTCAAATGCAAATGGTGTCACAGCTAATGAGCCCAACCcataaaacaaaacacaCAACCATGGTGGGTATCTACTTTTGCTTTTCAATAAGTCATCAAGCTTTTTGGAAGCATCTTCAACCCCAATCAAATCATGAATCACCGCTTTATAAATCTTATGAGTGTCGGCCAACTTGGATAAATTGATTCCTTGGGCACACCTGACTAAATGCACTTCAGAAGTTCTTGTGGCTGCATCACCAAACGAGACTAACATACATCCAgggaaataaataaattgtcCGTCAATCTCCAACACTCTTGATGTCATAACCATATACTCTTCTAAACGATGTGTTGGTGCTCCAAACAACATCAACGCACGACACATATTCATAATAAATCGTTGACGTTGCAATATGTCGGCAATATGAACAGTGATTCTCAATCTTTCCGCACGTTGTTTATGtctcaattttttcaacttttgtACTGGTTCTGTTGTCTTTTTCTTGGGCATTTTTGGGCGTGCATTTTGGAATGATGGTAAATTGGCATTCATTTTATTGTCATCGTCATAGCCATTAGAAAATTCATCCTTGTCGTTGGAAAACTCTTCCAGGTTTGATGAACCTTGAGTTTCAACTGTGTTTGTACGAGTATGCGAGTGGTGTTTGAGTTTATTAGCTGCTTTATTGAACATAGCCTTGGAACCACCTTTTATTCCCAGTTTTAATTTGTGTTGCAAGTCGACATTCAGGGAACTCTTGGAATCCTTATAGTCATCTGAATCGTAACTATCatcaaatgatgataatgctGTGCCACTAGTACCAGTACTGACTCTACTCAACGAGCTGGCCGATTTTTGTTCTTGCGGATTTTGGTATAATCTTAACAACGACGACAAAACCCCAGCTTGAACTTGTTTTGGCGGTGCAATGTAATCACCATCCATATCATGAAGAAAATCATTGGGTGCTTGGTGAAGCTCTTGATTGTCGGCATTTGTTCCACgtaaaaataaatctgGATTTGGTGTATAAAATGGGTTTTCAGCTTTTTTGCGTTCTTCTGAGGCGCGTCTACGTGCTAGCTCCTCGTCTTCTCCTGGAGATGACGTcgacgatgatgattcCACTGTAGTTGATTGTTGgttgttttcattattgtttgaCTTTTCATTGAGTAAATGCTGGTTTGGACTTTGACTAGGAGTGATTTCAGTGCTAGGAGCAGCACTCGATTGTTGAGAATGATCTAAGTTACTAGCGCCAGCACCGGGAACATGTTGTTgtatcaattgttttgcCTCTTCACTTAAATCCTCATAATTCAATGGTTGCATTTCAAAGGCATCACGGTCATTTTCATGTGCTGCAAAGCCCACCCTTCTCTCTTCATCAAGGTTCCACTCTCCCTCATCTTCTTCTCTAATTACTCTTGAAGCACCTGGTGCTAAACCACCACCGCTCAACCCCTGATTAGTCccaaaattcaaaacacGACCTAAAAAGGTATCACTATGGGAAATATCTTGGTTTGTTGAATCAACTGGAGTAGAATCAACTAATGACATTTTTCTTAATATTCCCTTGAGTCCTCCTCCACTGTTAATGTTCCCAGACGAGGTACTTCTCCTTCCAGAGCTTTCTCGAGAATGATTGGAGTTTGTCGATCTTCTTCCCGTCGGTGGTATTGGTGCTCGCGTATCAGTAGTCTCACTCatagatttttttcttgagaGGCGACTTGAGCGACCCGATGAAGCATTGGAATATGTCTTGTGAACTGTTTGTGGCACTtcgtcatcatcttcttcgtcttcaTCAGATGAATCTGTTTCGTAGTATTGTTGTGGTGGGtgattttgattcaaaacAGCAAAGTCACTATGTGTCTCATCTTCAACCTCGTCTAGATTATTGCCATCATCGTCACTACTGTCGTCACCTTGGCCATGCAAAGATTTAGGTTTAATTCCATCTGcattgaattgaaaatgagataaattgttttttgtgTCAGCAAAaacattcaattttttgttatcGTTAAGCTTATCACCATAAAAAGCGGCATtgtcatcgtcatcatcgtcgtcgtcTGAACTAACATGTGTTGAAGATGTAGGTGAGATGAGACTTCTTCTATTCGTCCCTGCAGATGAACTCCCCAAATGTTTGTTagcattgttgttgttgttgttaatgcTGTTACCAAATTTATGATTGCTGCCGGTTGTTATCTTCTTCGCCTTGGCTAAGTTACTGGCGGTTTGTTTAGCAATAGTTGGTTTTTCATGCTTTttatgattttgttttctgatttcttgtaaatttAATTGTCGCTGAGGTAATTGAATGTGAAAGTGATTACTAGGCTCTTCATCTGACGATGAAGTGTCATATGTTGGACGATTATCCGacatttattaatatttttcaagaatGTTTGAAAGTTTATGTTTCTAgcaaattgataaatagAAAAGATGGATGAGTATACTTCTAGCTAATCTCCTGTACAGTGGTGTGACGGAGTAAACTTTGATAACAACTAATGTATATGTGTGAAAaataaaggaaaaaaaaaagaaataagaATTGACTTTCCAAAAGAAT
The Candida albicans SC5314 chromosome 7, complete sequence genome window above contains:
- the CDC34 gene encoding SCF E2 ubiquitin-protein ligase catalytic subunit (Putative ubiquitin-protein ligase; transcript regulated by Nrg1 and Tup1, and by Gcn2 and Gcn4; rat catheter biofilm induced), which encodes MSSKSAAAILQRQFKDLTDPKKGIPSFHIELDDDNIFLWNVGVMVLNPESLYHGGYFKGQMRFPQDFPFSPPSFRFTPALYHPNVYRDGRLCISILHQGGDPTSDEPESETWSPAQTVESVLISIISLLDDPNGNSPANIDASVEFRKNYNVYKKKVLQEVERSKKDIPEDFIMPETSDNAYSNYNNSKNKEGAEEPVDEDFWYESEEEESFDEESLMDENMDDQFEDDDEEEEDDEDEDMGGK
- a CDS encoding pheromone-regulated protein (Pheromone-regulated protein (Prm10) of S. cerevisiae; colony morphology-related gene regulation by Ssn6; induced by Mnl1 under weak acid stress; possibly essential gene, disruptants not obtained by UAU1 method; Spider biofilm induced); this encodes MSDNRPTYDTSSSDEEPSNHFHIQLPQRQLNLQEIRKQNHKKHEKPTIAKQTASNLAKAKKITTGSNHKFGNSINNNNNNANKHLGSSSAGTNRRSLISPTSSTHVSSDDDDDDDDNAAFYGDKLNDNKKLNVFADTKNNLSHFQFNADGIKPKSLHGQGDDSSDDDGNNLDEVEDETHSDFAVLNQNHPPQQYYETDSSDEDEEDDDEVPQTVHKTYSNASSGRSSRLSRKKSMSETTDTRAPIPPTGRRSTNSNHSRESSGRRSTSSGNINSGGGLKGILRKMSLVDSTPVDSTNQDISHSDTFLGRVLNFGTNQGLSGGGLAPGASRVIREEDEGEWNLDEERRVGFAAHENDRDAFEMQPLNYEDLSEEAKQLIQQHVPGAGASNLDHSQQSSAAPSTEITPSQSPNQHLLNEKSNNNENNQQSTTVESSSSTSSPGEDEELARRRASEERKKAENPFYTPNPDLFLRGTNADNQELHQAPNDFLHDMDGDYIAPPKQVQAGVLSSLLRLYQNPQEQKSASSLSRVSTGTSGTALSSFDDSYDSDDYKDSKSSSNVDLQHKLKSGIKGGSKAMFNKAANKLKHHSHTRTNTVETQGSSNSEEFSNDKDEFSNGYDDDNKMNANLPSFQNARPKMPKKKTTEPVQKLKKLRHKQRAERLRITVHIADILQRQRFIMNMCRALMLFGAPTHRLEEYMVMTSRVLEIDGQFIYFPGCMLVSFGDAATRTSEVHLVRCAQGINLSKLADTHKIYKAVIHDLIGVEDASKKLDDLLKSKSRYPPWLCVLFYGLGSLAVTPFAFEGGWLDLPISFGVGLCVGYLQFYVSSISNLYSSVFEVSAAIVVAFIARGIGSIKGGDLFCFSAIAQGSLAIILPGYIILCGSLELQSRNLVAGAVRMFYAVIYSLFLGFGITLGAALYGWIDHNATSANSCASGHAIDEKWRILFVPMFALCLGLINQARWSQVPIMIVIAGIGYIGSFFAGKHFSTVTEFTACIGAFIVGVLGNLYSRIWKGMAVSAMLPAIFVQVPSGIASKSSLISGLNTADQITNKSSSNNGGTVTNDASSLSFGATMVEVSIGISVGLFAAALIIYPFGKKRTGLFAL
- a CDS encoding uncharacterized protein (Ortholog of C. dubliniensis CD36 : Cd36_71740, C. parapsilosis CDC317 : CPAR2_703440, Candida tenuis NRRL Y-1498 : CANTEDRAFT_102923 and Debaryomyces hansenii CBS767 : DEHA2C03190g), which codes for MLQQKQISKILQQGLTPITLNSKSNSQSATTIPTSTHSIKSISLLSKQGIPLITVSSTTDSGSGIIDQDYKIYSIIAYNSLNKPNENDNDNDNDNSKNTNKLKSKENETWTIIQFEPGLKCMIERCLDMYLVLYYDGRVDNKDRDAGTDNKNNKLEGAANGDAGNVKTKETRQLEVEVDAFVKLKMDGLVSSLHDGLLGYNNE